The DNA window AACTCCGTTTTGTTTTACCCAAAGAAATCGGGAAAGCGGAAGTTTTTTCAGATATACCAATAAATTTAATTAAAGACATCCTATAAAGATCAGGATGTCTTGATTACACAGATTAGACAATGATTACACAGATGAAACAAATTGATGAACTAACTGGGAAAATAATAGGTTGCTGTTTTAAGGTTCATAAGGAATTGGGCCCCGGATTTAACGAGAAAATATATCAGGTATAATGAACATTATACCAGGAGGCGACAGTATGACAAAAATTTTGGTTGTTAACGGGCCTAATCTTAATCTTCTTGGCAGTAGGGAACCGGACATATACGGGAAGCTTACGCTCAAAGATATAAACGATAAAATGACTGAACGCGCAAAAGAATTAAAACTTGAAGTTGAGTTTTTTCAGTCTGATACTGAAGGTGAAATCGTTACAAAAATCGGCCAGGCGCGAAAAAATTATAACTGGATAATAATAAATCCTGCTGCTTATACCCATACTTCTGTTGCCATCCGCGATGCGGTAGCTGCTGCGGGAATTCCGACAATAGAAATACACCTTTCAAATATATACGCCAGAGAAGAATTCCGTCAAAAATCTCTAATCGCTCCTGTATGCAAGGGGCAAATTTCTGGTTTCGGGCTTTCCAGCTATCTCCTTGCACTTCAAGCCATAAAAGAATCTCCTAAATAATATGAATTTTAAAAAACGAATAAAAAATGTTTCAAAAAATATTCGAAACGTCGCCTATTTGGTAACAAATAGGGCTGATATTTTTTATCTTACGGGTGTAGATCTTGACGGATTTTATCTCCTTGTTAAAGGACAAAAAATTTTCGCTTTTTGCTCTTTGCTGCTAAAAGCACAATTAGAATCACTGCTTAAAGGAATTGAAATAATTTCGGGTGAAAATCTATTAAGCCTGATAACAAATTTTTTAAAAAAGAAAAAAATAAGAATTTTAGGGCTAAATCCGAAATTTATAAGCCATTCGCTCTACTTGGAATTAAAAAAGAACTTTAAGATTAAATTGCTTGATCCCATATCAAGTTTAAGGCAGATCAAAGATAGAGAAGAGATAGAATATATAAAAAAATCATGCAAAATTGCGCTAAAAACGCTGAAAATAATCAAGAAAATGGTTAGGCCCGGGGTCAGCGAGGAGCAAATAGCATTCAAAATTGAAGAATATTTTTCAAAATCTAAGGCTAAGCCGGCATTTCCGCCTATTGTAGCTTTTGGCGTAAATACTGCAAAACCTCATCATATTCCAACATCTAAAAAAGCTAGAAAAAATGATATAATTACAATTGATCTTGGCTCTATATATAAAGGATACTGTTCTGATTTGACAAGGACCTTTTTTTTGGGTAAAATACCAACTCCCGTAAAAAAAGTTTATCATCTTATAAAAGAAGCTCAATCCAGGGCTATTTACTATATAAATAAAGCTAGAAAAGTTGGCGAAATAGACAAAGCCGCAAGGGATATAATTTCCCAAAACGGCTATGGTAAATATTTTGTTCATTCTACGGGGCACGGCCTTGGTATTGAAGTTCACGAAGCTCCAAAAGTAAATAAAGAAAATAATTATCCGATTCGGCAGGGGATGGTTCTAACTGTGGAGCCGGGAATCTATATTTCGGGAAAGTTCGGAGTAAGAATAGAAGACACGGTTTTAGTCACTAAAAAAGGATTTGAAATACTGACAAAATAGAAACAATAAAAGACGGAGACCGGCCACCAGCGACCAGCAACCAGTAACTACAAAAAAATTGAAAACTGGTAACTGGTGGCTGATCACAGGCAACTATATATGATTTTCACATCAGATTTTAAAAACGGAGTAAATATTTTAGTAGACGGGGAGCCTTATCAAATTTTATGGTTTCAACAGCACAAGCCCGGAAAAGGCGGTGCGGTAATGCGGGTTAAGCTAAAGCATCTTCGCCGGGGCGGCATTACAGAAAGGACATTTAAATCAGGCGAGAAATTTGATACGGTAGATGTAGAAAAGCAAAAAAAGCAATTTCTTTATATTGCCGGAGAAAATTATTGCTTTATGGACATGAAAACATATGAGCAGATAAGCTTCCCAAAAGAAAAACTTGGTGAAAGCGCAAAATATCTTACAGAAAATTTGGAAGTAGAAGCTACTTATCTTGACGGCGAATTTGTCGGGATAGAGCTTCCGATATCAGTTGAGC is part of the Elusimicrobiota bacterium genome and encodes:
- the aroQ gene encoding type II 3-dehydroquinate dehydratase, producing the protein MTKILVVNGPNLNLLGSREPDIYGKLTLKDINDKMTERAKELKLEVEFFQSDTEGEIVTKIGQARKNYNWIIINPAAYTHTSVAIRDAVAAAGIPTIEIHLSNIYAREEFRQKSLIAPVCKGQISGFGLSSYLLALQAIKESPK
- a CDS encoding aminopeptidase P family protein, translating into MNFKKRIKNVSKNIRNVAYLVTNRADIFYLTGVDLDGFYLLVKGQKIFAFCSLLLKAQLESLLKGIEIISGENLLSLITNFLKKKKIRILGLNPKFISHSLYLELKKNFKIKLLDPISSLRQIKDREEIEYIKKSCKIALKTLKIIKKMVRPGVSEEQIAFKIEEYFSKSKAKPAFPPIVAFGVNTAKPHHIPTSKKARKNDIITIDLGSIYKGYCSDLTRTFFLGKIPTPVKKVYHLIKEAQSRAIYYINKARKVGEIDKAARDIISQNGYGKYFVHSTGHGLGIEVHEAPKVNKENNYPIRQGMVLTVEPGIYISGKFGVRIEDTVLVTKKGFEILTK
- the efp gene encoding elongation factor P gives rise to the protein MIFTSDFKNGVNILVDGEPYQILWFQQHKPGKGGAVMRVKLKHLRRGGITERTFKSGEKFDTVDVEKQKKQFLYIAGENYCFMDMKTYEQISFPKEKLGESAKYLTENLEVEATYLDGEFVGIELPISVELKVVATVPGIKGDSVSNMMKPATLETGVEIQVPLFVKEGDKVRVDTRTGEYIERVA